ACCTCGGCCACCAGCGCGCCCACCGTGGTTTCCTTGCCGGCCAGCGGGGTCAGAATGGCCGACACCTCGTCGAACGGCAGGGTTCTGACTCCCGACACATCGAAGTTGCGCGGCACGATGCGCTGCGCCAGGCGCGCCTGCACCGCCTGCTGTTCCGGCGTGGGCGCCTGCAGGGCCGGCTGCGGCCGCGGCGCGCCGGTGTTGGCCGGGGTCTGCACGCGCGGCAGGGCATCCACCGGGTTGCCGCGCAGCGGACCGTCGGCGCGGCTGGCCGCGCTGGCCAGCAAGGCCAGCAGCGCAGAAGAAACAAGAACGCCGGTACGCAGGGAAGCTGTCATGGGCCGCAATCAACAAAATGTGGCGGCCTCGCCACGATGCGGGCTGGCACGCGAAGTGAAACAGAATAGTTATTAAGTCTTCTGCATGTTGCCATACTGCAAAAGTTTTGCCAGCAACTAAGTAATAAAAATATACAAAAATCACTTCTCTATATAGTTTCTCTGAGCAAATTTTGCCTATATGTAACGTATATGCTGCATTTTATTAACGTTTTTCATCATTATCTGGACTTATTGTCCGGATAAGCTAGGATAGTCGGAAATATAAACATAAATTACGTAATAACCCTAATGCTATTTGTCTGTTAATAGTTGAGACTATCTTCGACCTTATGCAATTTGTTTTGTCGCAGCTAGTTTCTGGAGTCTCCAAATGAAACTTGCTGACGTGTTTCATCAAAAAACAGGCAAGCAGGGACAGGCGTAGCTCGCAACGGACGGATTTATGACCCCCGGTGAAATTGTTCCGCTGTCATTTGCCTCTGGACTGGTGATCCTTTCGTTTCTGATCGCCGGCTATGGCGCTTATGTGGCGCTGACCGCCGCGGCCCATATCCGGGCGGTGGCCGCAGACGGCCAGCCCTGGCTGCCATTCGTGGGGATCGCGGCGGTGGCGATGGGCGGCATCGGCATCTGGAGCATGCATTTCATCGGCATACAGGCGCAGGCCATGCCCTTCGACGCGGGCTACGAGGTGTGGCTGACGGCCCTGAGCTTCCTGCTGGCGGTGCTGTGTTCGGGCATTGCGCTGTGGTATGTGGCGCGCGCGCGGTTTTCGGCGCTGCGCTGCGTGGCGGGCGGCTTGATCGCCGGCCTGGGCATTGCCGCCATGCACTACGTGGGCATCGCCGCGATGCGCATCCCCGCGTTGTTTCTGTGGAGCCTGCCGTTGATCGTGGCCTCGGTGCTGATCGCCGTGGTGGTGGCCACCGCGGCGCTGTGGCTGGCGTTCCATGTGCAAACCACGTGGCAGCGCGCGCTGGCCGCCACCATCATGGCCATGGCCGTGTGCGGCATGCATTACACCGCCGCGGCGGCGGGCGCCATGGTATGCACCACGCCGCGTGAATTCGCGGGCCTGCTGATCGGCGGCGCTTCGCTGCCGTATGTGGTTTTCGTCTTGTCGATTGCCGTGCTGGCGCTGCTGCGCTGGCAATTGCACCGCTCGTCCCTGCGTTTCCGCCAGAAGCTGGCGCAGCGCGTGGACCAGCTGATCGGATCTGGCGCCGCAGGGACCGCGGCGGGCAATGGGCCCGTGGGTTCACTGGGGCGCGGATAGCAAACCCCGGCCGTGCCGGGGCGGGTGGCTGCTTGCCGGGTTGTTCCACGACGACAGCCGGGGTGTATCAACATGCGCACGCATGGGAGAGAGAAATGAAAGAGCAACTTCTGATGTTCTGGAATGACGAAGAAGGCGTGACCACGCTGGAATACGCGATTCTGGCCGCGTTGCTGGTGGCGGGGTTGGCGACGGTGATCAGCGCGTTGACCGGAGGGTTGGAGACGTTCTTCAAGACCATCGCCACCAAACTGGATGGCCTGACAGGCACTTCGGGAACGGGAACAGGAACGACCTCGGGCTGATACGAGTACCGCGCAAGCGTAGCGAACGCAAAGGTGGCGTGTTGTCCCTAGGGGAATCGTTGTGGTGGGTGTTGTTCATCCTGTGGAGTCTGGCGCTGGTGCACGCCGATTGGCGGCACCGGCGGATTCCCAATGTGCTGATCGCCGGCGCGCTCTGCCTGCAGCTGCTGTGGGCGATCGCGGCCGCGTCGGGCCTGGGATGGCAGTACGCGCCGCCGTGGCCGGGGTGGGGCATGGCCCTGGCGGGCTTCCTGCTGGCGCTGCCGTTCGTGCCGCTGTGGCGGCATCGCGTGATGGGAGCGGGCGACATCAAGGTCATCGCCACCTATGGTTTCGCTTTCGGGCCCCTGAACCTGATGCTGGTATTGGCGGCGGGCAGCCTGCTGGCGGGCGCGCATGCGGCGCTGTACCTGCTCGCGGCGCGCTGGTGGGTGCCGCCCCATCGCCTGCGCCAGGTGCCGTATGCCGGCTATCTGGCCATAGGCGCGCTCAGCGTGGCGTATATGCTCTTGAGTTCGCGATGGTCTTCATAGCGTTCTTCCTGGTGCTGTACGGCATCATGATGTACGGCATGATCTTCACCGCCCAGCAGTCGCTGATTCTGGCGGCGCAGGATGGCGCGCGCAGGGCGCTGCAGTGGCAGCCCGGCGCCGGCCATATGCAGTTGCGCGCCGAGGCCGCGCGCAGCACCGCGCTGCAGCAGGCCGACTGGCTCACCACGGTTTCCGGCGCGCCGCTGGCCGTGGCGGTGTGCGGCGTCGGCGGCGCCTTGAGCGCCACCGGCGGCGCCACATGCAGCGGCACGGCCCTGGCCGATGACCAGATCGAAGTCATTGTCAGCTTCCCTTACCGAGAACATCCGCTGATCCCGAATCTGCCCCTGCTGCGGCAGGCCATGGTGCCCGCGCAACTGCAGGCGCGGGCCTCCGTGCGCCTGAGCAATCTGGCCACCAGCGCAGGAAGCTGACATGGCGGCGCGACGCTTTCCCAGCCTCGATCGTCTTGCCGGCCGCCAGCGGGGCGTGGCGGCCATCGAGTTCGCCATGGTGCTGACAGTATTGCTGCTGATCCTGCTGGCCATTGTCGGCTATGGCGCCATTTTCTGGGCGCAGCAGCAGTTGTCGGCGGCCGCGGGCGAGGGCGCGCGCGCGGGCTTGCAGGCCCGCTACGAGGGCCTGCCCGACGCCCAGGCAGTTGCCTGCGATGCCGCGGTCAGCGTGTTCGGCGCCGGCACCCAGGTGCAATGCAACCGCGGCGCGGCGCCGTTTCCCTGCGCCTGGACAGCGGTGGGGGGCACGGCAGTGGGCTGCATGAGCGTGGTGCTGCAGTACGACGTCGCCCAATGGCCTTTGCTCAAATCGTTCCAGGGCCTGCTGGGGCTCGTTATCCGCAGTGAGGGCGACACCTTGATTCCCAAGACGCTGTCCGCCCACGCCACCATTCAAATCACACAGGAGCCGCTATGACCGGCGTAAGTAAGATTCTCGCCGCTGTCTTGCTGGCGGCAGGCATTGTTCTGGCGGCACTGGCTTATTACCTGGCCAGCCGCCCGGCGCCGGCGCCCGCGGCCGCGCCAGTGGCCGCGGCGCCCGCGCCGGCCCGGCCGGCGGCGCCGCAGGCCAGCCACCCGGTGGTGCTGGCGGCCAAGGCGCTGCAGGCGGGCACGCGCCTGGATGCAAGCATGCTGGAAGTACAGCAATGGCCGGTGGCGTTGAGCCAGGGCTATGCCCAGCCGGAAGCGCTGGTGGGCGAAGTGGTGCGGCTGGACATCGCGGCGGGTGAACCCGTTACCAGCCAGATGCTGGCGCAAGGCCTGGCCAGACAGCTGCATGAAGGCGAACGCGCCGTGGCCGTGCCGGTGGATGAAATCGTGGGCGCGGGCAATCGCGTCATGCCGGGCGACCTGGTGGATGTGTTCTTCTCGCTGCAGAAGGGGCAGGAAGTGCAGGGCAGCCAGGTGCGTCTGCTGCAGTCGCGCGTGCGGGTGCTGGCGTACGGGGCGCAATCCATCGATGGCCCGCCGGTCGAGGCCGACAAGCCGGCGGTGCAGCGCCCGGTGGCCGCGCCGCCGGCCCGTTCGGCGCTGCTGGCGGTGCCCGTGGAACGCGTGAACGAACTGCTGCTAGCCAGCCGTTCCGGCCACCTGCAACTGGCCCTGCGCGCCCCGGACGACGAAACCTTGCCCGACCGCGAGCTGTTCGCGCCGCGCCAGCCGGTCATCTCGGCCCGCAAAGACCTTACCGCCGAACAGCGCGCCGCGCTGGCCGACGGCGTCAACCGCGCTTACGCGGGCGACAGCCTGGCGCAGCTGGACGGGCCGGCGCCGCAGCCGGTCAAGCGTTCCGCCGGCGCCTCGTCGGGCGGCGGGGGGCGCTCGATCGAGATCTTGCGCGGCGACAGTGCGCAGCGCGTGCGCTATTGAATATCCAGCCAGATCACACCGGCCCACTATCCACCATGTCGACTCTGATGAAACCCCGTATGCGCGCCTCTCTGATCTGCACCGCGCTGGCCATGGCCGGCGCCTTCTACGGCGCGCCCGCTGCAAGCCAGGCCCAGCCGGCGAAGCCGGCCGCGGCGCCCGCCGCCGCCCAGGAAATCTCGCTGCCCGTCAAAGGGCAGGAGCTGCTGCCCCTGCAGGGCACGCCCACCCGCATCGCGGTAGCCGACCCGGATGTGGCCGACGTCAAGATATTGCCCGCGGCGGCCGGCCGGCCGGCCGCGGTCATGCTGATCGGCAAGCAGGCCGGCACCACCCAGGTACAGGTCTGGGCCCGCAACAGCCGTATGCCCATGGCCTGGACGGTGCGCGTGGTGGGCGCGGTGCAGGCGGAACTGGCGCGCCGCGGCGAGTCCGGCGGCGCCAATGTGGATGTGGCGGGCACCCATGCGCTGGTGTCGGGCCATGCGTCTTCGGCGCTGTCGCACCAGAGCTCGGTGGCGGCGGCCGCCGCCGCGGTGGGCGACAAGAACGTCGTCGACGTGGCCACCGCCGGCAGCGGCGGGGTGGTGCAGGTCGAAGTCAAGGTCGTGGAAATATCGCGCTCGGTCATGAAACAGGTGGGCCTGTCGATGACGGGCAGCGCGGGCGGCTGGGGGTTCGGCGTGCGCACCTCGCCGGATGGCTTTGCCGTTCCCGGCGCATTGGGCACCCGCGGCATCCTCAGCGACGGCTTCAGCCTGCTGTTCGACTCGAACCATTTCGGCGCCACGCTGCGCCTGCTGCAAAGCAACGGCATGGCGCGCGTGCTGGCCGAACCCACGCTGGTCGCGCTCAGCGGCCAGAGCGCCAGCTTCCTGGCGGGCGGCGAAATCCCCATCCCCGAATCGGGCGGCCTGGGCACGCAGAACGTAGTGTTCAAGCCGTTCGGCATCGGGCTGACGGTGACGCCCACCGTGCTGTCGCGCGACCGCATCGCGCTGAAAGTGGCGCCCGAGGCCAGCGAACTGGACTACGTCAACGGCATTCCCATCCTGAACGGCGAGACCGCCACCCTGATCCCGGCGCTGCGCACGCGCCGGGCCGACACCATGATCGAACTGGGCGACGGCGAAAGCTTCGTCATCAGCGGGCTGGTGTCGCGCCAGACCAAGGCGTCGGTGAACAAAGTGCCGTTCCTGGGCGAGCTGCCCATCATCGGCGCGTTCTTCCGCGGCATCGAGTATTCGCAGGAGGAGCGTGAGCTGGTCATTGTGGTGACGCCGCGGCTGGTGCGGCCGATTGCGCGCGGCGTGGCCCTGCCACTGCCCGGCGAACGGCAGGAGCGGCCCGAGTCCATGACCAATGCCTGGGGCTATTACCTGATGGGGCCTGCCGGCGGCCAACAAGTGCCGGGTTTTTCGCGGTGAAGGATATGAAGGCTTATTCCACAGAGTTGCCCGGGCTGCAGAGCGGCATCCGGTTTCTTTTCTGCTCGCAGGGCGACGGCGTGGCCGCGCAGCTGGTCGAGGCATTGGGCCCCATGGGCGTGCTGACCCAGGAGTCGCCGTCGGTCGAGCAGCTGGGGCGGCGGCTGGCCGATATCGATCCGCAGATCATCTTCCTGGACTTCACGCTGGCCGGCAATGACCCGGGCAAGCTGCTGCGCTCGGCCGACCTGGCGCGCACGCTGGCGCGCGTGGCGCCCGCCATCCCGCGGGTGGCGGTGGGCCTGCTGGGCCAGCCCGAGGGCGCCATTGCCGCCCTGCGCGCCGGGGTGACCGACTTCGTCGACCCTTCGGTGGCCCCGCAGGAAGTGCGCGAGATCGTGCAGCGCCTGCTGGACATGCCCAGCCTGGGCGGAGCCGAAGGCGGCTCGCGCCGCGACGTGCTGCTGATCGGCGCGCGCGGCGGCGTGGGCACCAGCACGCTGGCGGCCCACCTGGCGGGCATCGCGCAAGACCGCTACGTACAGGCGCAGTCCGAATCGAATGGCGCGGCCCGCAAGCCGGCCGATGCGGACGCCACGCTGCCGCTGGCGGCGCGCGTGGCTCTGCTGGACCTGGGCTGGCCCATCGGCGACGCGCAGTTGTATGTGAACGTGGCCGGCGATTTCGACTTTGCCGAAGCCGCGCGCAACCTGCAGCGGCTCGACGCCACGCTGCTGGGCTCGGCCATGGCGCATACGCGCGACGGCCTGAGCGTGATGGCCCTGCCGCGCGATCCGGCCCAGATGAACCATATGTCGCAGTCGGACTCGCTGCTGGTGTTCGAGCGCCTGCGCCAGCACTTCGGGCTGATGATCACCGACACGGGCGGGTTTTCCAATATGGATTTCGTGGCCGCGCTGGCGCGCACCTCGCACACGACCTGGCTCGTCACCGACCAGAGCGTCAGTTCGCTGGTGGCCCTGTCCGCCACGCTGCAGGACCTGGAGCGCCGCCATGTCGAGCGCAGTTCGCTGGGGCTGGTGGTCAACCGCTATGACGAGCGCTACGGCATGACCGCCCAGCAGATCGCCGACCGGTTCCAGCTGGACCTGGTGGGCACGCTGCCCGACCGGGCGCTGGCCTTGATGGTATGCACCAACCAGGGCCGGCTGCTGCACCAGGATGCCGAGCGCGATGTATACGTGCGCGGCGTGCAGGCCCTGGCCGAAAAGCTGTGCAATGAAACGCACCAGGCTGCCGGGCGCGGCAGCTGGCTGGCCACCTGGCTGCCCGGGGTGCACCGGCGCATGCTGGTGGCCGAATAGTGGGCCCACGGCATACCCACTGAACAGGACCCGACATGATCATGACAGCCACGATCCAATTCGGCCCCGACAGCGACAAGAGTTTTGTCGGATCAGCCCGCTACCAGGAAGTCAAGAGCGCCGCCTACGAGCACCTGCTCTCGCGCATCGAAGAACTGGGCGCCGAATTCGGCCGCTGGGCACGCGACGCGATCCAGGACTTCGTCGATATCGAAGTGGCCAGTTTCGCGCGCACCAAGCGCGTGGCCATCAACGAAGGCGAAATGCGCCACATCGCCGCGGCGCTGACCAAAGAGCTGGCCGGCCTGGGCCCGCTGGAAGACCTGCTGGCCGATCCCGCGGTGGAAGACATCCTGATCAACGGCTACGACAATGTGTTCGTGTCGCGCGGCGGCGTGCTGACGCGCGAATCGCTGGGGTTTTCCGACAACCAGCATGTGCTGCGCATCGTGCGGCGCATTCTGGCGCCGATCGGGCGCCGGCTGGATGAATCCAGCCCCATGGTGGATGCGCGCCTGCCCGACGGCGGCCGGCTGAATGTGGTGATCGAGCCGCTGGCCGTGGACGGGCCGATGGTGTCGATCCGCAAGTTCCGCAAAGACCCGCTCAAGCCGGCCGACCTGCTGACGCTGGGCAGTTTCAACGAAGACATCCACCGGCTGCTGAACATGGCGGTGGCCAACCGCTGCAATATCCTCGTGTCGGGCGGCACCAGCTCGGGCAAGACTTCGCTGCTGAACGCGCTGGCGTTTTTCATTCCCACCAACGAGCGCGTGGTTACCGTGGAAGACACGGCCGAGCTGTCGCTGAACCACCCGCACGTGGTGCGGCTGGAGTCGCGCCAGGGCGGCTTCGACGGCGACGGCCTGGTCACCATCCGCGACCTGATCCGCAACAGCCTGCGCATGCGGCCCGACCGCGTGGTGGTGGGCGAAGTGCGCGGCGCCGAAGTCATGGACATGCTGCAGGCCATGAACACCGGCCATGAAGGCTCGATGGCCACCATTCACGCCAACTCGCCGCGCGAATGCTTGTACCGGATCGAGATGCTGGCCGGCTTTGCCGGTTTCCAGGGCAGCGAAGACAGCCTGCGCCGGCAGATCGCCAGCGCGCTGGATTTCATCGTGCAGATCGGCCGCCTGCCCAACGGCAAGCGGCGCGTGCTGTCGATTACCGAAGTCACCGGCATGGGCGATACCGTCATCGCCACCCAGGAACTGTATCGCCACGAGTTGTTCGTAACGCCGGACGGCGAGGAAAAAGACACCTGGAACTGGCTGGGCGTGCATCCGCATACACCCAAGCTGGCCAAGCTGCGCGATGAAATGCGCGCCAGCGTCGCCGCGCAGGAAGATTCGTCCGGCGGCGGCTTCTGGGGCCGGAGGCGCTGATGGCCGCCGCATGGGTACTGGCGGCCGCGGCGCTGGCCCTGGTTCTGGGGGCCGCGCTGCTATGGCATCGCGCCGGGCAGGGGCAGCGCCGCCAGGCCACGTCGGTGTTCCTGGAGCGCCAGCTCAGCCAGGGCCAGCCGGGCGTGCAGGCCGACGACGGCGCCGAGGCGCCCAGCACGGCGCTGCGCAGCGGCATCGAGCACTGGGATATCCTGCTGCGCTGCGCCGGCCTGCGGCAGACCGCCGGGCTGTACACCGCCATTGCCGCCGTCCTGTGCGCGGGCGTCCTGCTGGCGGCCGTGTTCGGCGGGCTGGTGTCGGCCATCGTGGCGGCGGTCATGCTGCTGGTGGCCGTGTATTTCTACATCTGGCTGCGCGCCGACCGGCGCCGGGGGCGCATGTTCGACCAGTTGCCCGAAATGCTGGACACCATGGTGCGCCTGATCACCATCGGCAACAGCATGGCGGCGGCTTTCCAGGCCGCGGCGGCCAATACGAACGAGCCCCTGCGCGAAGTGGTCGAGAAAGCCGCGCACCTGAGCCGTTCGACCCAAGAGCTGGATGCCGCCCTGGCCAACGTGGCGCGCCAGTACGGATTCGAAGAACTGCGCCTGCTGGCCGCCGTGGTGCGCGTGGCCCAGAAGTATGGCGGGCGCAGCGATGTGGTGCTGGAGCGCATTGCCGCCTTCATGCGCGACGTGGCGCAGGCGCGCGGCGAACTGGTGGCCGCGTCGGCCGAGATCCGCCTGTCGGCCTGGGTGCTGGCGCTGATGCCGCTGGGCATCGCCTGCTACATCATGCTGACCAACAACGCGATGTTCATGGACATGTGGGACGACGCGCTGGGTTTCAAGATGCTGATGGCCGCCCTGGGGTTGCAGGTCGCGGGTTCGTACTGGCTGTATCGCATGACCAAATCCATATGACGGCGGCGCCATGGACATTCTGACCGCTCCCACTTCTTCAGGCCTGCTGGCCGCGGCGGTATTGCTGGTGGGCCTGGCGCTGCTGGTGGCCGGCCTGGGCATGGCCTGGCGCCTGCGCGGACAGGCGCGCAGCATGCGCGTGGTCGAGCAGGCGCTGGCCGGGCGCGACCCGGCGCGCGCCGCGAGGCCGGCTGGCGAGCCGGAGCCGGCCGGCCGCCTGGCGGCGCTGGCGCAGGGTACCGACGCCCTGGGCAGGCGCCTGAGCGAAGGCCGCCTGGCGGAATCGCTGCTGCCCGACGAAGACAACAAGCTGATCGAGCTGGCCGGCTATGCCAACGTAGCGGGCGCACGCGCCCGCTACGTGGCGCTGCGCTTCGGGCTGGCGCTGGCGCTGCCCGTGGGGGCCGTGCTGCTGCGCCGCGCGTGGTCCGGGCCGGGTTCGCTGATGGTCATGGTGTTTACCTTGTTCATCGGCTTTGCCGTGGGCTACATGCTGCCCAAATGGCTGCTGGCCCGGCGCGTCAAGGCGCGCAAGAAGCAAGCCGAGAAAGAATTGCCCCTGCTGGTGGACTTGCTGCGCCTGCTGCAGGGCGTGGGCCTGTCGGTGGACCAGAGCCTGAGCGTGATCGTCAACGATTTCAAGGCGGTGCTGCCGGTATTGGGCCATGAGCTGGGCGCCGCCACCGCGGTGTATGCCCGCGGCCGCACGCGCGAGCAGTCGCTGGCGCGGCTGTCGCAGGGCTTCGACAACGATGACCTGGCCGCGATCTGCCGGCTGCTGGTGCAGGTGGACCGCCATGGCGGCGCCGTGCAGGAACCCCTGAACCGGTTCGCGCAGCGCATCCGCGACAAGCGCCGCTTCGAGCTCAAGGAAAAAATCGGCCGCCTGACGGTCAAGATGACCGGGGTGATGATCGTGACCCTGCTGCCCGCGCTGCTGATCGTGACGGGCGGCATGGGCATCTTGTCGGTGCTGCGCGGGCTGTCGCGCATTGCGGGAGGAATGTGATGAAGCGCGTGTCGCGACCCCATGGACGGCTGGGCGCGGTGCTGTGCACCGTGCTGCTGGCCGGTTGCCAGAGCAACAAGATGGAATCGGCCTGGGAGCTGATCCAGCAACAGCAGCAGGAGCAGGCCTTGATGCGGCAGTCCGAAGACGATCCGGATGCCGGCAAGCAGCCTACCGAGCCGCAGCTGATGTTGGCCCTGATCCGTGAAAACCAGGCCCAGGGGCGGTATTTCGCGTCGCTGGCCTATATCGACGCCTATCGCCAGCGCTTTGGCAACAGCGACCAATTAGAGGCGCTGCAGGCCGACGCGCTGCGGCGCACGGGCCAGCAAGAGCAGAGCGAGGCGGCCTACCGGAAGCTGCTGGGCGGCGCCCAGGCCGCGCAAGGCTGGCACGGCCTGGGCCTGCTGGCCGGGGCGCGCGGCGATTACGCCCAGGCCGCGCAAGACCTGGAGCACGCCGTCAAGCTGGCCCCCACCGATGCGCAGATGCTGGGCGACCTGGGCTACGCGCGCCTGCGCGCCGGCGACAGCGCCGGCGCGCGCGTGCCGCTGGGCAAGGCGGCCGAACTCGATCCGTCCAACACCAAGGTGCTGGCCAATATGGCCCTGCTGCTGGTGGTCGAGGGCAACGCCGTGCAGGCGCAGCAGCTGATGGACCGCGCCCGCCTGGGGCAGGACGCGCGCAGCCAGATCTACCAGCTGGCCAGCCAGATGCAGGCGCAGGGCCGCGCGGGCAGTACGCCGCGCGCCCAGGGCGTGGTGCGCGACGTGACGCGGGTGTCCGGCGCGCACGGCGCCACCCAGGTGTCCAGTGGGCGCGACGTGGTCATGCCCATGCTGCAGCCGGTGATGGACCGCATGATCAACCCGCCCATGGTGCAGTAGGGCATTGCCCGGCGCCCGGCCATCGTATTCACGAACCTGAAAGAGACTGACCATGTCCCGATACTTTCTTCGCCTTCCGCTGGTCCTGGCCGCCGCGCTGCCCTGGGCGGCGGCGGCGCAGATGAATGCGCCGCTGACGGGCGGCGGCGCCCAGCCTGCCGCGGTGGCGGCGCCGGCGGCCGCGCCCGCCGCGCAGGCCATGCCCGCCCGCCCGGTGGTCCGGCAGGTGCAGACGCCGATGCCGGCCGCGGCCGCGCCCGCGGCGCCGGCCAGGGCATCGGCCGCCAGCGCGCCGGCTGCCACGGCGCCCGCCGAGCGCCATGAAGGCTTCGGCGATGTCACGCGCGGCCTGCTGGCCGCCCAGGCCGACGGCCGCCGCGCCGGCGGGGCGCTACCCATGCTGGGGCCGGTGTCCACGGCGGCATGGAACCGCTACCTGGAGAGCTTCCGCCAGCCCATTCCGCAATGGTTCACCGAGAAGGTGAAGACGGACAGCAAGTAATCCGCCGCAACGGGCAGCCGCCGATATGAAACCGTCTTTGCGCCTTTCGCCATCGCGCACCCGCCAGCGCGGCTCTATCGCCGTGTCGACGGCGTTCGCCGTGCTGATCGGCCTGGTGGTGCTGCTGTCGGCACAGATCGGCTACCTGTTCTACATGAAGCGCGAACTGCAGAAGGCGGCTGACCTGGCGGCCCTGTCGGCCGTGCAGGTGCTGGCGCCCACCGGGGCCGCGTCCGATTGCGCGGCGGCCTCGCCCGTCGCCGCCGCGGCCCAGGCCAGCGCGGTGGCCAACGTGCCGGATTTTGTCGATCCCATCACGGCCGCAGACGTAACCGTCGACTGCAAATTCTGGGATCCCACTCGCGCCGATCCGGCCGGCATGCACCTGTTCGATCCCGACGCCGCCGCCGGCGGGCGCGTCAACGCGGTGCGGGTGCGCATCGACAAGACGCTCAGCGCCCTGATTCCCAGCGTGGTCGGCGGCTGGATGGGGGGCACGGAAGTCAGCGTCGTGGCGGTGG
This genomic window from Bordetella petrii contains:
- a CDS encoding type II and III secretion system protein family protein codes for the protein MRASLICTALAMAGAFYGAPAASQAQPAKPAAAPAAAQEISLPVKGQELLPLQGTPTRIAVADPDVADVKILPAAAGRPAAVMLIGKQAGTTQVQVWARNSRMPMAWTVRVVGAVQAELARRGESGGANVDVAGTHALVSGHASSALSHQSSVAAAAAAVGDKNVVDVATAGSGGVVQVEVKVVEISRSVMKQVGLSMTGSAGGWGFGVRTSPDGFAVPGALGTRGILSDGFSLLFDSNHFGATLRLLQSNGMARVLAEPTLVALSGQSASFLAGGEIPIPESGGLGTQNVVFKPFGIGLTVTPTVLSRDRIALKVAPEASELDYVNGIPILNGETATLIPALRTRRADTMIELGDGESFVISGLVSRQTKASVNKVPFLGELPIIGAFFRGIEYSQEERELVIVVTPRLVRPIARGVALPLPGERQERPESMTNAWGYYLMGPAGGQQVPGFSR
- a CDS encoding TadE family protein, producing the protein MVFIAFFLVLYGIMMYGMIFTAQQSLILAAQDGARRALQWQPGAGHMQLRAEAARSTALQQADWLTTVSGAPLAVAVCGVGGALSATGGATCSGTALADDQIEVIVSFPYREHPLIPNLPLLRQAMVPAQLQARASVRLSNLATSAGS
- a CDS encoding Flp family type IVb pilin is translated as MKEQLLMFWNDEEGVTTLEYAILAALLVAGLATVISALTGGLETFFKTIATKLDGLTGTSGTGTGTTSG
- the cpaB gene encoding Flp pilus assembly protein CpaB, with product MTGVSKILAAVLLAAGIVLAALAYYLASRPAPAPAAAPVAAAPAPARPAAPQASHPVVLAAKALQAGTRLDASMLEVQQWPVALSQGYAQPEALVGEVVRLDIAAGEPVTSQMLAQGLARQLHEGERAVAVPVDEIVGAGNRVMPGDLVDVFFSLQKGQEVQGSQVRLLQSRVRVLAYGAQSIDGPPVEADKPAVQRPVAAPPARSALLAVPVERVNELLLASRSGHLQLALRAPDDETLPDRELFAPRQPVISARKDLTAEQRAALADGVNRAYAGDSLAQLDGPAPQPVKRSAGASSGGGGRSIEILRGDSAQRVRY
- a CDS encoding MHYT domain-containing protein is translated as MTPGEIVPLSFASGLVILSFLIAGYGAYVALTAAAHIRAVAADGQPWLPFVGIAAVAMGGIGIWSMHFIGIQAQAMPFDAGYEVWLTALSFLLAVLCSGIALWYVARARFSALRCVAGGLIAGLGIAAMHYVGIAAMRIPALFLWSLPLIVASVLIAVVVATAALWLAFHVQTTWQRALAATIMAMAVCGMHYTAAAAGAMVCTTPREFAGLLIGGASLPYVVFVLSIAVLALLRWQLHRSSLRFRQKLAQRVDQLIGSGAAGTAAGNGPVGSLGRG
- a CDS encoding TadE/TadG family type IV pilus assembly protein, which produces MAARRFPSLDRLAGRQRGVAAIEFAMVLTVLLLILLAIVGYGAIFWAQQQLSAAAGEGARAGLQARYEGLPDAQAVACDAAVSVFGAGTQVQCNRGAAPFPCAWTAVGGTAVGCMSVVLQYDVAQWPLLKSFQGLLGLVIRSEGDTLIPKTLSAHATIQITQEPL
- a CDS encoding CpaF family protein, which translates into the protein MIMTATIQFGPDSDKSFVGSARYQEVKSAAYEHLLSRIEELGAEFGRWARDAIQDFVDIEVASFARTKRVAINEGEMRHIAAALTKELAGLGPLEDLLADPAVEDILINGYDNVFVSRGGVLTRESLGFSDNQHVLRIVRRILAPIGRRLDESSPMVDARLPDGGRLNVVIEPLAVDGPMVSIRKFRKDPLKPADLLTLGSFNEDIHRLLNMAVANRCNILVSGGTSSGKTSLLNALAFFIPTNERVVTVEDTAELSLNHPHVVRLESRQGGFDGDGLVTIRDLIRNSLRMRPDRVVVGEVRGAEVMDMLQAMNTGHEGSMATIHANSPRECLYRIEMLAGFAGFQGSEDSLRRQIASALDFIVQIGRLPNGKRRVLSITEVTGMGDTVIATQELYRHELFVTPDGEEKDTWNWLGVHPHTPKLAKLRDEMRASVAAQEDSSGGGFWGRRR
- a CDS encoding type II secretion system F family protein, which encodes MAAAWVLAAAALALVLGAALLWHRAGQGQRRQATSVFLERQLSQGQPGVQADDGAEAPSTALRSGIEHWDILLRCAGLRQTAGLYTAIAAVLCAGVLLAAVFGGLVSAIVAAVMLLVAVYFYIWLRADRRRGRMFDQLPEMLDTMVRLITIGNSMAAAFQAAAANTNEPLREVVEKAAHLSRSTQELDAALANVARQYGFEELRLLAAVVRVAQKYGGRSDVVLERIAAFMRDVAQARGELVAASAEIRLSAWVLALMPLGIACYIMLTNNAMFMDMWDDALGFKMLMAALGLQVAGSYWLYRMTKSI
- a CDS encoding A24 family peptidase, encoding MLSLGESLWWVLFILWSLALVHADWRHRRIPNVLIAGALCLQLLWAIAAASGLGWQYAPPWPGWGMALAGFLLALPFVPLWRHRVMGAGDIKVIATYGFAFGPLNLMLVLAAGSLLAGAHAALYLLAARWWVPPHRLRQVPYAGYLAIGALSVAYMLLSSRWSS
- a CDS encoding pilus assembly protein CpaE codes for the protein MKDMKAYSTELPGLQSGIRFLFCSQGDGVAAQLVEALGPMGVLTQESPSVEQLGRRLADIDPQIIFLDFTLAGNDPGKLLRSADLARTLARVAPAIPRVAVGLLGQPEGAIAALRAGVTDFVDPSVAPQEVREIVQRLLDMPSLGGAEGGSRRDVLLIGARGGVGTSTLAAHLAGIAQDRYVQAQSESNGAARKPADADATLPLAARVALLDLGWPIGDAQLYVNVAGDFDFAEAARNLQRLDATLLGSAMAHTRDGLSVMALPRDPAQMNHMSQSDSLLVFERLRQHFGLMITDTGGFSNMDFVAALARTSHTTWLVTDQSVSSLVALSATLQDLERRHVERSSLGLVVNRYDERYGMTAQQIADRFQLDLVGTLPDRALALMVCTNQGRLLHQDAERDVYVRGVQALAEKLCNETHQAAGRGSWLATWLPGVHRRMLVAE